A portion of the Candidatus Korarchaeota archaeon NZ13-K genome contains these proteins:
- the pstS gene encoding phosphate ABC transporter substrate-binding protein PstS, producing the protein MRKYLPALVALVVVAVAMAAVLSPQKPPAERKRVNLLGSGATFPYPQIAAWIDDFSRKYPNVTINYNPTGSGTGQEQFFSQVVDFAVSDPPISREKWESWRGRFVQMPFVLGAVVVTYNLPEVSGRLRLDAETLALIYMGEIQYWNDERLRRLNPDLSLPERRIIAVHRSDSSGTTDVFTRFLHKAAPEAWPEELVGKSVEWPVDRRGNGVGGKGNQGVAEVLRTTPGSIGYLELNYVLELNMPTALIRNRDGRFVEANETTIMRAVVAASPSLPKSPDGDFSGDLDALLFAPGESSYPITSFSHLLFYISYSDPAKAWAVREFIRYVNTEGQGKVLRGYVPIPEEVRQLNLKALELIKGG; encoded by the coding sequence ATGAGGAAGTACCTCCCAGCCTTAGTGGCCCTGGTGGTGGTCGCGGTCGCGATGGCTGCGGTCCTTTCACCGCAGAAGCCTCCAGCTGAGCGGAAGCGGGTCAATCTGCTGGGATCAGGGGCCACTTTCCCCTACCCGCAGATAGCCGCTTGGATCGATGATTTCAGCAGGAAGTACCCGAACGTCACGATTAACTACAACCCCACCGGTAGCGGAACAGGACAGGAGCAGTTCTTCTCCCAGGTAGTGGACTTCGCGGTGAGCGATCCCCCTATCTCGAGGGAGAAGTGGGAGTCCTGGAGGGGGAGGTTCGTCCAGATGCCCTTCGTCCTGGGCGCCGTTGTCGTGACTTACAACCTGCCGGAGGTGAGCGGCAGGCTGAGGCTCGACGCGGAGACTTTGGCGCTAATCTACATGGGGGAGATACAGTACTGGAATGATGAGAGGCTGAGAAGACTCAACCCCGATCTCAGCCTCCCGGAGAGGAGGATAATAGCAGTCCACAGGTCAGACTCTAGCGGCACCACCGACGTCTTCACTAGGTTCCTCCACAAGGCGGCTCCGGAGGCCTGGCCAGAGGAGCTCGTGGGGAAGTCCGTGGAGTGGCCCGTCGATAGGAGAGGGAACGGAGTCGGTGGTAAGGGGAACCAGGGAGTCGCTGAGGTGCTCAGAACGACCCCCGGCTCCATAGGATACTTGGAGCTCAACTACGTCCTGGAGCTCAACATGCCGACCGCGCTGATAAGGAACAGGGATGGAAGGTTCGTCGAGGCCAACGAGACGACCATTATGAGAGCGGTCGTTGCTGCTTCTCCCTCTCTACCGAAGAGCCCAGACGGGGACTTCAGCGGGGACCTAGATGCCTTGCTCTTCGCACCGGGTGAGAGCTCATACCCGATAACCTCATTCAGTCACCTGCTGTTCTACATCAGTTACTCTGACCCAGCCAAGGCGTGGGCCGTGAGGGAGTTCATAAGGTATGTTAACACGGAGGGACAGGGGAAGGTCCTGAGGGGCTACGTCCCCATACC